A window from Vibrio cortegadensis encodes these proteins:
- the topA gene encoding type I DNA topoisomerase → MGKSLVIVESPAKAKTINKYLGKDFIVKSSVGHVRDLPTAGQSTGKKAAAISTKGMSVEEKARIKKEKDRKALIKKMGINPYQDWEANYQILPGKEKVVAELQKLAEDADFVYLATDLDREGEAIAWHLREIIGGDEERYKRVVFNEITKNAIQQAFETPGELNMDGVNAQQARRFMDRVVGFMVSPLLWKKVARGLSAGRVQSVAVKLLVEREREINAFIPEEFWDIHADTHTKDSTDFRLMVAQKAGVAFKPVNEAEANSALSVLQKSQYEVCKREDRPTKSKPSAPYITSTLQQAASTRLGYGVKKTMMLAQRLYEAGYITYMRTDSTNLSSEAVDAAREFIGSEYGQNYLPEKPLVYGSKEGAQEAHEAIRPSSVEVKTDDLNGVDADAHKLYSLIWNQFVACQMTPAQYDSTTVSVKADEYTLKAKGRILKFDGWTRVQRPMGKNEDTILPAVQIGDKLSLVKLDPKQHFTKPPARFTEAALVKELEKRGIGRPSTYASIISTIQDRGYVKVEQRRFYAEKMGEIVTDRLDGSFNDLMNYDFTARMEQKLDQVAEGETSWKGVLDNFFTDFTGDLETADLDEDAGGMKPNHIVETDIKCPTCERPMGIRTASTGVFLGCSGYALPPKERCKTTINLGDEDGVVNVLEEDVETAALRAKKRCPICETAMDAYLIDETRKMHVCGNNPNCEGYIVEHGEFKVKGYDGPLVECDKCGSDMVLKNGRFGKYMDCTSEECKNTRKILKNGEVAPPKEDPVHLPELPCSNSDAYFVLRDGASGLFMAASNFPKSRETRAPLVEELVRFKDRISPKFQYLASAPVADPDGLPTVVRFSRKSKENYVRSEIDGKPSGWTALYIDGKWEVTDKRKKPKKETK, encoded by the coding sequence ATGGGTAAATCGCTCGTTATAGTGGAATCGCCAGCCAAGGCAAAAACCATTAATAAATATCTTGGTAAAGATTTCATCGTGAAGTCTAGTGTGGGTCACGTACGTGATCTTCCTACTGCCGGTCAAAGTACGGGTAAAAAAGCCGCTGCTATTTCTACCAAAGGAATGAGCGTCGAAGAAAAAGCTCGTATCAAGAAAGAGAAAGATCGCAAAGCACTTATCAAGAAAATGGGTATTAACCCTTATCAAGATTGGGAAGCCAATTATCAAATTTTGCCGGGCAAAGAAAAGGTCGTGGCGGAATTACAGAAACTAGCAGAAGACGCTGATTTCGTCTATCTCGCAACCGATTTGGACCGCGAAGGAGAAGCTATCGCATGGCACCTTCGTGAGATCATCGGCGGCGATGAAGAGCGATACAAACGCGTTGTGTTTAACGAAATTACCAAAAACGCAATCCAACAGGCATTTGAAACGCCTGGTGAACTCAATATGGATGGCGTTAATGCTCAACAAGCGCGTCGTTTCATGGACCGCGTTGTTGGTTTCATGGTTTCACCGCTGTTATGGAAAAAAGTGGCGCGTGGTTTGTCTGCGGGCCGTGTTCAGTCTGTGGCAGTTAAACTTCTGGTGGAGCGTGAACGTGAAATCAATGCGTTTATTCCAGAAGAGTTTTGGGATATCCACGCAGATACACACACTAAGGATTCTACTGATTTCCGCTTGATGGTCGCTCAAAAAGCAGGTGTTGCATTTAAACCTGTCAATGAAGCTGAAGCGAATAGTGCGTTGTCTGTGCTGCAAAAATCGCAGTATGAAGTGTGTAAACGTGAAGATCGTCCAACGAAGAGTAAACCTTCAGCTCCTTATATTACATCGACGCTGCAACAAGCGGCGAGTACACGCTTAGGCTATGGCGTGAAGAAGACGATGATGTTAGCTCAACGCTTGTATGAAGCGGGTTACATTACCTATATGCGTACTGACTCAACAAACTTGAGCTCAGAAGCCGTGGATGCTGCTCGTGAGTTTATCGGTAGCGAGTATGGTCAGAATTACCTTCCCGAAAAACCATTAGTGTATGGCAGCAAGGAAGGCGCACAAGAGGCGCATGAAGCGATTCGACCTTCAAGTGTTGAAGTGAAAACAGATGACCTAAATGGTGTTGATGCTGATGCACATAAACTATATTCACTGATTTGGAATCAATTCGTTGCGTGTCAGATGACACCAGCGCAATACGATTCAACAACCGTGAGTGTGAAAGCCGACGAGTACACATTGAAAGCGAAAGGCCGTATTCTAAAATTTGATGGTTGGACACGTGTTCAGCGTCCAATGGGTAAAAATGAAGATACCATCCTTCCTGCGGTTCAAATTGGCGATAAGCTGAGCCTTGTTAAACTGGATCCTAAACAGCACTTTACTAAGCCACCAGCTCGATTTACTGAAGCTGCATTAGTTAAAGAGCTCGAAAAACGTGGTATTGGCCGTCCATCTACTTACGCTTCTATTATCTCGACGATTCAAGATCGTGGGTACGTAAAAGTTGAACAGCGCCGTTTCTATGCTGAAAAAATGGGTGAAATTGTTACTGATCGATTAGACGGCAGTTTCAATGACCTGATGAACTATGATTTTACCGCGCGCATGGAACAGAAATTGGACCAAGTCGCTGAAGGTGAAACGAGCTGGAAAGGTGTGCTAGATAACTTCTTTACTGATTTTACCGGTGATTTAGAAACCGCTGATCTCGATGAAGATGCTGGTGGTATGAAGCCTAACCACATTGTAGAGACCGATATTAAGTGTCCTACATGTGAACGTCCGATGGGTATTCGCACCGCTTCTACTGGTGTGTTCCTTGGCTGTTCTGGCTATGCACTGCCACCGAAAGAGCGCTGCAAAACGACCATTAACTTAGGCGATGAAGATGGCGTAGTAAACGTGCTGGAAGAAGACGTTGAAACCGCGGCATTGCGAGCTAAAAAACGTTGTCCAATTTGTGAAACGGCAATGGACGCGTACTTAATTGATGAAACGCGCAAAATGCATGTTTGTGGTAATAACCCGAACTGTGAAGGCTACATTGTTGAGCATGGCGAATTCAAAGTGAAAGGCTATGACGGACCGCTTGTTGAGTGTGACAAGTGTGGTTCTGATATGGTTCTTAAAAATGGTCGTTTCGGCAAATATATGGATTGTACGAGTGAAGAGTGTAAAAACACGCGTAAAATATTGAAAAATGGTGAAGTCGCGCCACCGAAAGAAGATCCAGTTCATTTACCTGAACTTCCTTGTAGCAATTCGGATGCTTACTTTGTACTACGCGATGGTGCTTCAGGTCTGTTTATGGCTGCGAGTAACTTCCCTAAATCGCGTGAAACAAGAGCACCTTTAGTCGAAGAGTTGGTTCGCTTTAAAGATCGAATTTCACCAAAATTCCAATACTTGGCGTCTGCTCCTGTTGCTGATCCAGATGGATTACCAACGGTGGTTCGTTTTAGTCGTAAATCGAAAGAGAACTACGTTCGTTCGGAAATTGATGGAAAGCCATCAGGATGGACAGCACTTTATATCGATGGGAAATGGGAAGTTACGGATAAACGTAAGAAGCCCAAAAAAGAGACAAAATAA
- a CDS encoding TVP38/TMEM64 family protein: MSKKLIIGILLVAVVLFLGVNFGQYLTLENAKAQQAVLNEYIQNNFVVAGLIYFLAYVLITAFSIPGAAVVTLLGAALFGFWFSLFLVSFASTIGATLAFLSSRFLLRDWVQSKFGDKLEAINNGVEKDGAFYLFSLRLIPVFPFFLINLLMGLTPITTLKFYLTSQLGMLAGTMVYLNAGTQLAEIDSLSGIVSPSVLASFALLGLFPIIAKWLMAKFKPTTHAENES, from the coding sequence ATGAGTAAAAAACTAATCATTGGTATCCTTTTAGTCGCTGTTGTTCTTTTTTTAGGCGTTAACTTTGGTCAATACCTAACCCTTGAAAACGCAAAAGCCCAACAAGCCGTACTCAACGAATATATCCAAAACAACTTCGTCGTTGCTGGCCTAATTTACTTCCTTGCTTACGTATTGATCACCGCGTTTTCAATTCCGGGAGCCGCTGTCGTCACACTTTTAGGCGCTGCTCTTTTTGGATTCTGGTTTAGCCTGTTCTTGGTCTCTTTTGCTAGCACAATTGGAGCAACGTTAGCGTTTTTGAGCAGTCGCTTCCTATTAAGAGATTGGGTGCAAAGTAAGTTTGGAGACAAACTAGAGGCGATTAATAATGGTGTTGAAAAAGATGGGGCGTTTTATCTCTTCTCATTACGCTTGATCCCTGTTTTCCCATTTTTCTTAATTAATCTATTGATGGGCCTAACTCCAATCACCACCTTAAAATTCTACCTAACTAGTCAATTAGGTATGCTCGCTGGTACCATGGTCTACCTAAATGCAGGCACACAGCTTGCCGAAATAGACTCGCTTTCTGGCATTGTTTCACCCTCCGTATTGGCGTCATTTGCACTACTCGGTCTATTTCCTATCATCGCAAAATGGTTAATGGCAAAATTTAAACCGACAACTCATGCAGAGAATGAATCATGA
- the glgC gene encoding glucose-1-phosphate adenylyltransferase: protein MENKMAGVLGMILAGGEGSRLRPLTESRSKPAVPFGGSYRLIDFALNNFVNADLMKIYVLTQFKSQSLFHHMKKGWNISGITDRFIDPIPAQMRTGKRWYEGTADAIYQNLRFMELEEPEHVCIFGSDHIYKMDIKQMLDFHQKKEASLTVSALRMPVAEASEFGVIEVDEEGRMIGFEEKPSNPKSIPGDPEFALVSMGNYVFEAQNLFAELNADAEKEDSSHDFGKDIIPNMYPRGDVFVYDFSTNKITGEKEEVYWRDVGTIDAYWQAHMDLLAEDAPFSLYNRKWPLHTYYPPLPPATFTDSVNGRVQIIDSLVCNGSFVRGSRIEKSVLGFRSNIASTCDISESILLGDVKIGEGCVLRRVIVDKDVDIAPDTQIGVNLQEDKKHYHVSDEGIVVIPKGARIGY, encoded by the coding sequence ATGGAGAATAAAATGGCTGGTGTATTGGGTATGATTCTTGCTGGCGGTGAAGGTTCTCGTTTAAGGCCTTTAACCGAATCTCGTAGTAAGCCTGCAGTTCCGTTCGGTGGAAGTTATCGCTTAATAGATTTCGCATTGAACAATTTTGTTAATGCAGATCTGATGAAAATTTACGTGTTAACTCAATTTAAATCTCAATCGTTATTTCACCACATGAAAAAGGGCTGGAATATTAGTGGGATCACGGACCGATTTATAGATCCGATTCCTGCTCAAATGAGAACAGGTAAGCGTTGGTATGAAGGCACAGCAGATGCTATCTACCAAAACTTACGTTTTATGGAATTAGAAGAGCCAGAACACGTTTGCATTTTTGGTTCTGATCATATTTATAAAATGGACATTAAGCAGATGCTTGATTTCCACCAGAAGAAAGAAGCGTCTCTAACGGTTTCAGCTCTTCGCATGCCTGTTGCCGAAGCAAGTGAATTTGGTGTTATTGAAGTGGATGAAGAGGGCCGCATGATAGGTTTCGAAGAGAAGCCAAGCAACCCTAAATCGATTCCGGGTGACCCTGAATTCGCACTTGTATCAATGGGTAACTATGTATTTGAAGCTCAGAATCTGTTTGCTGAATTGAACGCCGATGCTGAGAAAGAAGATTCTAGCCATGATTTTGGTAAAGACATCATTCCTAATATGTACCCACGTGGTGATGTATTTGTTTATGACTTTAGTACAAATAAGATCACTGGCGAAAAAGAGGAAGTGTATTGGCGCGATGTAGGTACGATTGATGCGTACTGGCAGGCTCATATGGATCTTCTTGCTGAAGATGCTCCTTTCTCACTTTATAACCGCAAGTGGCCCCTACATACTTACTACCCACCACTACCGCCAGCAACTTTCACTGATTCAGTGAATGGTCGAGTACAGATTATTGATAGCTTGGTATGTAACGGTAGTTTTGTTCGTGGTTCGCGTATTGAGAAATCAGTACTTGGATTTAGAAGTAATATCGCTTCGACGTGTGACATTAGCGAAAGTATTCTACTTGGTGATGTGAAGATCGGTGAAGGGTGTGTATTACGTCGAGTTATTGTCGATAAAGATGTCGATATTGCACCTGACACACAGATTGGCGTAAACCTCCAAGAAGATAAAAAGCATTATCATGTATCGGATGAAGGCATTGTTGTTATCCCTAAAGGAGCGCGCATTGGCTACTAA
- a CDS encoding alpha/beta fold hydrolase gives MTESLLFHKTYTHPTSEEWVVFVHGAGGSSSIWFKQIKAYKAHFNLLLIDLRGHGKSNQLLKELISNRYTFKTVTMDILRVLDHLKIRSAHFVGMSLGTIIVRNIAELATHRVRSMVLGGAVTRLNTRSQVLVKLGNMSKHIIPYMWLYSLFAYIVMPQRNQKESRNLFIREAKKLCQKEFKRWFMLTSEVNPLMRYFKDSELPIPTLYLMGEKDYMFIQPVKEMIAVHESSELCEIPDCGHVCNVERPEEFNKHSIEFIQKQINE, from the coding sequence ATGACTGAGTCTCTTTTATTCCATAAAACTTATACTCATCCCACAAGTGAAGAATGGGTGGTGTTTGTGCATGGTGCGGGCGGAAGTTCATCCATTTGGTTTAAACAAATCAAAGCGTATAAAGCTCATTTTAATCTTTTACTGATTGATTTGAGAGGACACGGAAAATCGAATCAACTTCTGAAAGAGCTGATCAGTAATCGGTATACTTTTAAAACGGTGACTATGGACATCCTTAGAGTATTAGATCACCTTAAGATCCGTTCAGCACATTTTGTTGGCATGTCGCTAGGGACGATTATTGTTCGAAATATCGCGGAACTTGCCACCCATCGTGTTCGTTCTATGGTGTTGGGTGGTGCCGTTACTCGTCTTAATACTCGATCGCAAGTACTGGTGAAGCTCGGTAACATGAGCAAGCACATTATCCCTTACATGTGGCTGTATAGCCTTTTCGCTTACATTGTTATGCCGCAGCGAAATCAGAAAGAGTCGCGCAACCTCTTTATCCGAGAAGCTAAGAAATTATGCCAGAAAGAATTTAAACGCTGGTTTATGTTGACCTCTGAAGTTAACCCTTTGATGCGCTATTTTAAAGACAGTGAATTACCCATCCCTACACTTTATTTAATGGGTGAGAAAGACTACATGTTTATCCAACCGGTAAAAGAGATGATTGCAGTGCATGAGTCGAGCGAGTTGTGTGAGATTCCCGATTGTGGGCATGTATGTAATGTCGAGCGACCTGAGGAGTTTAATAAGCACTCTATAGAGTTTATTCAAAAACAAATTAACGAGTAG
- a CDS encoding TfoX/Sxy family DNA transformation protein produces the protein MDKPVLKDSMKLFEQLGAIKSRSMFGGFGIFANDTMFALVVNDQLHIRADKDSTKQFQEQGYQPYIYKKRGFPVVTKYFALPENCWDTPEQILKTAVASLEFAQQEKSQQSSAKPNRLKDLPNLRLATERMLKKAGIATVEELHSKGSLTAFQAIRQTHSSSVSVELLWALEGAINGTHWSVVPQERRNELISDLN, from the coding sequence ATGGATAAACCAGTATTAAAAGACTCTATGAAGTTATTTGAGCAACTTGGCGCTATCAAGTCCCGCTCAATGTTTGGTGGATTTGGTATTTTTGCCAATGACACAATGTTCGCACTAGTAGTTAATGATCAACTACATATTCGTGCTGATAAAGATTCAACTAAGCAATTCCAAGAACAAGGTTATCAGCCATACATTTACAAAAAGCGTGGTTTCCCCGTTGTTACTAAGTATTTTGCTTTGCCTGAAAATTGCTGGGATACACCTGAGCAAATCTTAAAAACTGCAGTTGCTTCATTAGAATTCGCACAGCAAGAAAAAAGCCAGCAATCATCGGCTAAGCCAAATCGATTAAAAGATTTACCTAATCTTAGACTTGCTACCGAGCGCATGCTTAAAAAAGCGGGTATCGCAACAGTTGAAGAATTGCACAGCAAAGGCTCTCTAACCGCTTTCCAAGCAATTAGACAAACTCACTCATCATCTGTCAGCGTTGAGCTGTTATGGGCTCTTGAGGGCGCAATAAATGGCACTCATTGGTCAGTCGTTCCGCAAGAAAGGCGAAATGAGTTAATCAGCGACCTAAACTAG
- a CDS encoding outer membrane lipoprotein → MKRWLLILLVLPMFANAGYQRNQARPVNSVVYGKVDSVRYITEQQIVQSQANGWETLLGGVVGGLIGNQFGGGSGKEVATAVGAIAGAGVARNRATSQYKIEYKLVEILIKTDSGKLVDVIQDVDSTMLLNRGDSVRILYFDDGVRVDLVY, encoded by the coding sequence ATGAAACGCTGGTTATTAATCTTACTTGTTTTACCCATGTTCGCCAATGCAGGATACCAACGAAATCAAGCACGTCCAGTAAACTCTGTCGTGTATGGAAAAGTTGATTCCGTTCGATATATCACTGAACAGCAGATTGTACAGTCGCAGGCTAACGGATGGGAGACATTGTTAGGCGGTGTCGTTGGTGGGCTGATTGGCAACCAGTTCGGTGGCGGATCAGGAAAAGAGGTCGCGACAGCGGTTGGGGCAATAGCTGGGGCTGGTGTCGCACGAAATCGAGCAACTAGCCAATATAAAATTGAATATAAGCTGGTGGAGATTTTAATTAAGACTGATTCTGGAAAGCTTGTCGATGTGATCCAAGATGTTGATAGCACTATGCTGCTCAATCGTGGTGATTCTGTTCGTATTCTCTATTTTGATGATGGGGTGCGTGTCGATTTGGTTTACTGA
- the aat gene encoding leucyl/phenylalanyl-tRNA--protein transferase → MTLYLTELESDNNRFPSPYEALEEPNGLLAFGGDLHPQRILTAYSNGIFPWYGPGEPILWWSPSPRAVFNPKTFKPSKSVKKFQKKHRYSISINRATSQVIQLCAQLRPAEETWLNEEMRAAYITLAEQGHCHSVEVWQDDELIGGLYGILRGKIFCGESMFSIEPNASKIALWYFCNHFSTYSGQLIDCQVMNPHLASLGAVEIERDDFLQRLLSYRDKPVSMNCFKTQWLTWPIEGNE, encoded by the coding sequence ATGACCCTATATCTCACTGAGTTAGAAAGCGACAATAATCGGTTTCCTTCCCCGTACGAAGCCCTAGAAGAACCTAACGGCTTGCTCGCATTCGGAGGTGATTTACATCCACAACGCATTCTAACTGCTTATAGTAACGGTATCTTTCCTTGGTATGGTCCCGGAGAACCTATTCTTTGGTGGAGCCCCTCACCGCGAGCCGTCTTTAACCCTAAGACCTTCAAACCATCGAAAAGTGTAAAAAAGTTTCAAAAAAAACATCGCTATAGCATCAGCATCAATCGAGCTACCTCTCAAGTGATTCAGTTGTGTGCCCAGTTGCGACCTGCAGAAGAGACATGGCTAAACGAAGAGATGAGAGCTGCCTATATAACTTTAGCAGAGCAAGGGCATTGTCACTCGGTCGAAGTATGGCAGGATGATGAGCTCATTGGCGGGTTATATGGGATATTAAGAGGGAAAATATTCTGTGGCGAGTCCATGTTCAGTATTGAGCCCAACGCCTCTAAAATCGCTCTGTGGTATTTTTGTAACCATTTTTCAACGTACTCCGGCCAATTAATCGACTGTCAGGTCATGAATCCTCACTTAGCTTCTCTAGGCGCAGTTGAGATTGAACGAGACGATTTCTTACAGAGACTGCTATCCTATAGAGACAAGCCCGTTTCAATGAATTGCTTTAAAACTCAGTGGTTAACTTGGCCTATTGAGGGAAATGAATAA
- a CDS encoding DUF2007 domain-containing protein: MKAFIASTPTEAHIVCEWLKSERIDCEVRGEGLFGLRGELPLNDDTDAYIWLHNPEQALKAKAIIDDYQQQCSSHQQHSWHCQHCNNENEPQFGVCWSCSHSRDI; the protein is encoded by the coding sequence ATGAAAGCATTTATTGCGAGCACACCAACTGAAGCGCATATCGTGTGTGAATGGTTGAAGAGCGAACGCATCGACTGTGAAGTTCGAGGTGAGGGGTTGTTTGGTCTTCGTGGCGAGTTACCACTAAATGATGATACAGATGCTTATATTTGGTTACACAACCCTGAACAAGCACTAAAAGCGAAAGCCATTATTGATGACTACCAGCAACAATGCAGTAGTCACCAACAACATTCATGGCACTGTCAGCACTGTAATAATGAGAATGAACCGCAATTTGGAGTTTGCTGGAGTTGTAGTCATAGCCGCGATATTTAA
- the glgA gene encoding glycogen synthase GlgA, which translates to MATKTLSILFVASEVEGLIKSGGLADVAKALPLALKNLEQDVRITLPAYRKIPGVTEAKVLLDTQLEHWPHTPYMVRELTLEGTSVYAIDCPQFFDRAEMYAENNQAYADNGERFAFFSAACLDMLPKLSFQPNIVHANDWHTGFVPYFLKHRYAKEEFYAQMKSVISVHNAVFKGVFSYDELQSSVHEFHVRYAPDAAVSETHITMLKAGVLNADKINAVSPSYAKELLTELGSHGMAAEFQQRSDDLYGILNGCDYGAWNPEKDTLILKQYKASHQSMVRGKKVCKQQLQSEVGLPEKSVAVYGMVCRLTHQKGVHYLLPILSEFLKNDLQVVVVGTGDPVLAEQLKEIMSLHSDKFAFVEAYDNTLAHLVEAGSDFFLMPSEFEPCGLNQIYSMAYGTLPIVRSVGGLKDSVVDYDSSPFDATGFSFSEPSSNALLLVMLRSLLVYTQQPAEIKRVQLQAMKQEFSWSEAAKTYLAMYRDAL; encoded by the coding sequence TTGGCTACTAAAACTCTTTCTATTCTGTTTGTTGCATCAGAGGTCGAAGGGTTAATTAAAAGCGGTGGCTTGGCAGATGTTGCCAAGGCACTGCCTTTAGCGTTAAAAAACCTAGAGCAAGATGTACGAATCACACTTCCAGCGTACAGAAAAATTCCAGGTGTTACAGAAGCAAAAGTTCTATTAGATACACAACTTGAGCATTGGCCTCATACGCCATATATGGTGCGAGAGTTAACGTTAGAAGGTACATCGGTGTACGCCATTGACTGTCCTCAGTTTTTTGACCGTGCTGAAATGTACGCAGAAAATAACCAAGCGTATGCTGACAATGGTGAACGTTTTGCTTTCTTTAGTGCTGCTTGTCTCGATATGCTGCCGAAGTTATCGTTTCAACCAAATATCGTTCATGCTAATGATTGGCATACTGGGTTTGTCCCATACTTTTTGAAACACCGTTATGCGAAAGAGGAATTTTACGCTCAAATGAAGAGTGTCATTTCGGTGCATAACGCGGTATTCAAAGGTGTGTTCAGTTACGATGAGCTGCAAAGTAGCGTACACGAATTTCATGTTCGGTATGCCCCAGATGCTGCCGTAAGTGAAACTCATATCACCATGCTTAAAGCCGGTGTCCTGAATGCAGACAAGATCAATGCAGTAAGCCCTAGCTACGCGAAAGAGTTACTCACTGAGTTAGGTAGCCACGGTATGGCTGCTGAATTTCAACAGCGTAGTGATGATCTGTATGGGATACTAAATGGTTGTGACTACGGGGCATGGAACCCGGAGAAGGACACTTTAATCCTTAAACAGTATAAAGCCTCTCATCAGAGTATGGTTCGCGGCAAGAAAGTGTGTAAGCAACAACTCCAATCTGAAGTGGGGTTACCAGAGAAATCGGTTGCAGTTTACGGCATGGTTTGCCGGTTAACTCATCAGAAAGGCGTGCACTACTTATTACCAATTCTGTCTGAATTTTTGAAAAATGATCTACAGGTTGTGGTGGTTGGAACAGGGGATCCTGTCCTAGCAGAACAACTGAAAGAGATCATGTCACTGCATTCCGATAAGTTTGCTTTTGTAGAAGCGTACGACAACACATTGGCTCATTTAGTTGAGGCGGGCTCTGACTTCTTCTTAATGCCATCTGAATTTGAGCCTTGTGGCCTCAATCAGATATACAGTATGGCTTATGGAACGCTGCCGATTGTTCGTTCAGTTGGTGGGTTGAAAGATAGCGTTGTTGATTACGATAGTTCTCCATTTGACGCAACAGGATTTAGTTTCAGTGAGCCAAGCTCGAATGCATTGCTGCTTGTGATGCTACGATCTCTGCTGGTTTATACACAACAGCCTGCGGAAATTAAACGTGTTCAGTTACAAGCCATGAAACAAGAGTTCTCTTGGAGTGAAGCGGCGAAAACCTATCTCGCTATGTATCGAGACGCTCTATAA
- the aroA gene encoding 3-phosphoshikimate 1-carboxyvinyltransferase, which translates to MESLTLQPIQKVNGEVNLPGSKSVSNRALLLAALATGTTRLTNLLDSDDIRHMLNALTLLGVKYQLSNDKTVCEVEGLGKAFDSSQSVELFLGNAGTAMRPLAAALCLGSGEYVLTGEPRMKERPIGHLVNALREAGAQIEYLENENYPPLKIAAQGLKSGTVSIDGSISSQFLTAFLMSAPLADGEVRIKIIGDLVSKPYIDITLHIMAQFGVKVENLNYQEFVIPAGQSYHSPGDFLVEGDASSASYFLAAAAIKGGEIKVTGIGKNSIQGDIQFADALEKMGAEIEWGDDYVIARRGELKGVDLDYNHIPDAAMTIATTALFAKGTTAIRNVYNWRVKETDRLSAMATELRKVGAEVEEGEDYIIVKPCSEIQHAAIDTYDDHRMAMCFSLVALSNTPVTINDPKCTSKTFPDYFEQLQRLSQ; encoded by the coding sequence ATGGAAAGCCTAACGTTACAACCCATACAAAAAGTGAATGGTGAAGTGAATTTACCAGGCTCGAAAAGTGTTTCGAATCGAGCCCTGCTATTGGCTGCTCTCGCGACAGGAACAACACGTTTAACGAACTTGCTCGATAGCGATGATATTAGACATATGCTTAATGCTCTTACATTGCTGGGTGTGAAGTATCAATTATCGAATGATAAGACCGTATGTGAAGTTGAAGGGTTAGGGAAAGCGTTTGATAGCTCTCAATCGGTAGAGCTATTTTTAGGCAATGCAGGTACCGCGATGCGACCTCTTGCGGCAGCGCTTTGTCTTGGCAGTGGTGAGTACGTACTTACTGGTGAACCAAGGATGAAAGAGCGCCCAATTGGCCATCTAGTGAATGCTTTGCGTGAAGCCGGAGCTCAGATTGAATATTTAGAGAATGAAAACTACCCACCTTTGAAGATTGCAGCGCAAGGGCTCAAGTCGGGCACTGTTTCTATTGATGGATCTATTTCAAGCCAGTTTTTAACCGCTTTTCTAATGTCTGCGCCTCTAGCTGATGGAGAAGTGCGGATTAAGATTATTGGCGATTTAGTATCCAAACCGTATATCGATATCACTCTTCATATCATGGCGCAATTTGGTGTTAAGGTGGAAAATCTTAACTACCAAGAATTTGTGATTCCAGCGGGTCAATCTTATCATTCTCCAGGTGACTTTTTAGTTGAAGGAGATGCTTCTTCTGCCTCATATTTTCTTGCGGCAGCCGCGATTAAAGGTGGTGAAATAAAAGTCACCGGTATTGGAAAAAATAGCATTCAAGGCGATATTCAATTTGCGGATGCGCTTGAAAAAATGGGCGCGGAAATTGAGTGGGGCGACGATTATGTCATTGCTCGCCGCGGTGAACTGAAAGGCGTAGACCTTGACTACAATCATATTCCAGATGCGGCGATGACCATTGCAACAACTGCGCTATTTGCTAAGGGCACTACAGCCATTAGAAATGTCTATAATTGGCGAGTAAAAGAGACCGATCGTCTATCGGCAATGGCGACAGAATTACGCAAAGTAGGTGCAGAGGTGGAAGAGGGTGAGGATTACATCATTGTTAAGCCATGCTCGGAAATTCAACATGCTGCAATTGATACCTACGACGATCATCGTATGGCAATGTGTTTCTCTCTCGTTGCGTTGAGCAATACCCCGGTGACGATTAATGATCCGAAATGTACGTCAAAAACGTTTCCAGATTACTTCGAACAGCTGCAACGTTTGAGTCAATAA
- a CDS encoding YciN family protein: MTTKKSISSFDLLLIANQIIQEHDDYIEGMRADSVEEKEEVLVFKGEYFLDDNGLPTQNTTAVFNMFKYLAINLSKEFTLEK, translated from the coding sequence ATGACCACTAAAAAATCTATTTCTTCATTTGACCTTCTACTCATTGCCAATCAAATCATTCAAGAACACGATGATTACATCGAAGGAATGCGCGCTGATTCAGTAGAAGAAAAAGAAGAAGTTTTAGTATTTAAAGGTGAATATTTTTTAGATGACAATGGGCTTCCAACCCAGAACACAACTGCCGTTTTTAATATGTTTAAATACCTTGCCATAAACTTATCTAAAGAGTTCACTTTAGAAAAATAA